The nucleotide sequence CAAACCCATTCACCTCTCTCTGACGCAGGCAGATGCGCAGATGGGCAGGACAGGGGACCAGCCTCCATTTGTCGGCCTCACTgtcgtcgccaccggcgcccctccaaacacacacgcacgcctccctctttcttcccTCTCAAGATTCCCTCTGCCGATCCTGCTGTGAGGGGCGTGCGTCCTTTTTACTTCGTTGATTGCGTTGGTGGATGATACAATGCAGAGCCACGACAGAGTCGAGGCTTTGAGTAGCGGCCCGTGtggaggaaaggaggggggaacGGTGGCGGCACAGAATGTATGCCGTCCGTTACGCGCTGCTCTTGAATAACGCAGCTGATGCACGACGAAAAGGACAAGGAGAAAAGCCGAACAAAGTACAAAACATGCACGTGCTCTTGCCTTCTCACGCTTATCTGCACCCCACTGTTTTGCGGACTGGTGAGACACCTCTTAACGGGCGGTGCTGAGCTGGCCCGCGTGTGTATGCCGATACGGCGCACagctttttctctctgtgtgtgtgtgtgtgtttaaGTCGCCCAAAAGCGCAACAGCAGAAAACGCGCCAAACCAAACGAACAGGGAAGCATGTGCGACTTTCCCAGACAATGTTTTCGAGCTGCCTGTCGTGTTTGTGCTCCAGCTTGTCCCTGGTGCACCCACTTTCTCCGTGTCAATCACCTCCttctaccccccccccgcgcgcACCATTACCACAAACCTCTTGTTCTCTGTGTTGGTGTGCTCTTCGGGAAGCAAACGCGTTTGCTTCCTTGCCGGTGCACTTTACTGCTGCAAGctgacgcacacgcgccccaGTACATGGAGCATGGATCGCTACTCCCGTCACCCACTCCTCATCTCGGCCTCTGCGGTTTCTTCTCCCCCGAGCACCTTGAGGAGTGGAACGTCCTTCACAGCCCACTgtctcacctctctctgcggCACTTGCTTGCTCCCTCGCTCGTTTACACTGCTCCCTGCTTCGGTGTACATTGCCGCGTACATTTTGACGGCGAGTGGCGCGCAGGCAGCCGCGGATACGCACTCTTTCACCTGGGccaccttccccctccccctcgcccgCACTTCTCGTCGCTGGGCCGTGTCGCGGTCATCGTGTGTTccatacgcacacatacatacacgtTCCCCCGCAGCGGTCACTACCCTAGCCGAGGCGCTTCGCATTTCggcagcccccaccccctccccatcgcGTAGACGAATCTCCTTAATCCCTTCTACTGTTTCTTTTCGCCCTTTCGAGTCGTTTAGCTCGTGTTGATTCGTGTAATGGATACCACCGCTGTCACAGCACCGGAGCACTTAGAAGCGGTGACTGTGCGGCACGACACACTGATTGCTGTCCCTGCCTTTAGGGGCAACACAACGCTCTGCGCGTCACTGCCGCTTCAGTCGACGATCTCCATGAATAAGTTAAGCGATGACGCCGAGGACGCAGGCTGGGTGCCGATGTCGTTGAATGCGATCGGTCGGCATGCGCCGGTTACGATCCACACCGTTAGCTCGCAGCTGGCGTCTGCCACGAGCACCTGTGTCTTCTACCCGTTTGACACGCTTAAGACCCGGTTCATGGCACAGGAcggcacggcggtgcgccagcACAACGGTCGCGTGTACTCGTCCATTCAAGGTTCACTGGCGCTCATCTATAGAGAGGAGGGCCTGCGTACGCTGTTCCGCGGGTGCCCGGTGGCCGTTGCAGGCTCCGTTGTCGCGTGGGGCGTGTACATGTATCTGTACCGTCATCTGTGCAACGTGACGGAGTACACGTCGTACGTCGGCCGCTCGGGTGTGTCAGTCCTGTCGagcgccatctcctcctgcgtCACCTGCCCCATTTTCCTCGTCAAATCCCGCATGCagctcgaggaggcgaaTCGCAGCTCGCACTACCGTTCCTTTTGGAGGGGTGTCCGGCACACGGTGCACACGACTGGTGCCCGCTCCCTCTGGCGTGGGTTGTCGCCGCAGCTCTTCTTGATCTTTCCCAACGCGCTGAGCATCCCCACCTACGACACACTGAAGCGGTTTGTTCTGCGGTACCGCTGGGATCACGCTGAGATGACAGAGCTGAGCCTCGTCGAGATTGCCGTCTGCTCCACCCTGACGAAGGTGTGGATTCTCATTCTGTCGCATCCGCTCGTCATGATGAAGGTGCGCATGCAAGATGAACGGGCCACGCTCGGCAAATACCAGTACCGCTCCGTCGCGCAGAGCATCTCGAACGTGCTCAAGACACAAGGGCTGCAAGGCATGTACCGCGGCTTCCAAACCGCCCTCGCCCACTCTCTCCCCCGCTCCCTTCTTCACTACTGTATCTACGAGAAGACACTGTCGCTTCTGTGCCGGCGATATCCGTCGTCGTAGCGCCACCGGGCTGAGAATGGCTTTTGGGAAAAGGCAATCGAGATCAGAGAGGCTAAGGGCATTGGAGCACAAGTGAATGTCCTTTGGCGAGGCGGCCTAACATGTTGCcacacccctcctcctcctcttttctcttcccAATTTCTTTGGATTCCCTCTCGGTTTTTTCTATTCACAGCATCACCTGTCAAGACGAAGAGACCGAGGGCCGTCTGCGGGACAGACCACCTGAGGCGGTCTCCTTCTGTCGTGTAGACTAGTGCCTGCCAGGAGGTCTGCGTGAGgtttctctttctcacaCTCCCAGACGCAAACGTGTAACATGGTGAGGGGCTGCTCCGCGCCCCTCCCGCCGTCGCCCGATCCCTGGCTCCGCCCTTCCATTTTTATTTTTCGTCTCTGGCAACACTCTTCCCCTGCCGCCTTCACTCCCCTTTGTCTACCTCTGTTTTCACACGAAGCGCAGCCTTGGGCGGtcccgtgcgtgtgcgtgtgtgtgtgcgaggaaGGATGCAGGGGGATGGAAAAGAATCATCACACCTAGGCAAAAGAAAGGCCAATGCCGATGAGAACGGCTGAATCGGGCTGTGCTTTGCTGGCTAGATCTGGCATAATCCGTCAACAGCGCGCGTGAGACGCAAGTTTTATCCCTGCCCTCAAACGCTGTGCTCAACTGCTCTGTGGTCTGTGTGGCGCTGTGTGTCACCACACGTTGGGCCAAGGTCGCCATGCAGCCATGCTAGCACGgcacggaggcggcagccacgcctCAACTGTGTATGTGGCGAGAACGTCCTCTCTTTTACGGTTTTTCTTTTATGTGGGGCattcccttctctctgctcACTCTTcacaccctccctctcctctgcttccCCTCTTTTTGCCGCCTCTCCGTGCTCCACCGTCGCAGAGGTACAGCACGGGACGATCCACGCGCCAGCCCCTCTTCAGAGTCCATCAGCTCTCTGACCATCTCCGTGCGTACGTGGGCCTTGCCATGGCGGAGAAACAGTCTGCGGCGCCCAAGGCCACCGCTCTGCAGCACACGGTGGCGTCGCAGctgggcggcgccgcgagcACGATTCTGCTCTATCCGGTAGATGTGATACGGATTCGGTTTACCTCGCAAGATGGCACCCACACGCGTGAGCACAACGGACAAACGTATCGCAGTATTTTAAAGGCGTTCCAGCTCATCTACCGCCTGGAGGGCGGCCTGCCTGTCTTTTTTCGGGGCTGCcatgtgtccgtgtgtggcACGGTTTGCGCATGGGGTGTCTACATGTACCTTTATCGATGCCAGTGCACCTGGTACGAAGCGTGGCAGGCGAAGCGCCGTGAAGCTCACTGCAGTGGAAGCGGTGGGTCGAGGTTCTCGGAGACGGAGTCGCTCGCCGCGTGCTGGGCGGCGACGTGGCAGAACCTTCTTGAGCGCTTTGGTTTTTCCATAAtcgccagctgcacctcggcggtggcgtgcaaTCCCATTTGGCTCCTCAAAACACGCatgcagctggaggaggctTCCGCACGAACAGCGGAAGTCCCGCGCAACTTCCGCACGTTCCGCGGGGGGCTGCTGCACACAGTGCAGACCACCGGGGTTCGTTCGCTGTGGCGCGGCGTGTCGGCTCAAATGGTGCTCGCCGTTCCGAACGCCTTCACCCTTCCCTTGTACGACACAGTCAAGGCAGCGGCCATAGGCTTCAGGAAGGGCGAGCTGTCGGTTCTCGacgtgtgcgtctgctccACCGTGACAAAGGTAGTCCTGGCACTCATTTGTCAGCCGGTGATCGTCGTCAAGACGCGCTTGCAGGaccaccgcgcgcgcacaggggAGATTCAATACCGGTCTTTTCTGCAGTCGATCAGGACAATATGGAAGCGAGGCGGACTGGCCGCCTTCtaccgcggcagcgtgccgtcAATGTGCCAGACAGTCCCTCGCTCTGTCCTCATGTTCGTTTTCTACGAGCACTTTCTAAAGGCGGCACAGCACATCTTGCCCTGACAACCCTCTACGCTGTTTGCACCTACGCTGTGTCTCTGCCCACTATCGCGTAGATTTCGAATGCCTCGTCGTTTCTCGGTTGCTCTCTGCATGTTTCGTCGCCGCTCTGCCTTCCCAGGCGCTTGCTGCGGGTCTCTATCTCTGTGTGCTCCCGTTTCCGAGGGTCTTACGCCCGTGGACGCTTGCGTATCTCCTTCTATCGCCGGTTCCTTCTGCAGTGCTGTTGGAATCGATCCGCCACCTCTCACGCGTGCTGTCGACGAGAAAGCGAGCGGATGCCAGCAACGCGTGGGGTGGGTAGTCGTACATCCATGAAAAACAATTGTACAAGAAatgcgcgacgacgccggtTGCTCGTACTCGCGGATTACGGTCGATTTTATGGGATAGTGTGGAGAAGCAGAGAATGGCGGCTGAGCCCGTTCGCAGAAGCTTTTCCCTGCTGCATACGACAGTGCGCGTGAGACCCGTCTTCAGCGACACCTCGCGCCATGTCGGCTTTTCGCGCTCACTGACAAGCAGGCCCGAGCTTACTCTCTCGGCTTGACACTTTGCGGCGCCGATGATTTCGTCCTCGTTCTCGGATGGCGAATCGCACCCCCCTTCTctgcttcccttttttttttccgcctGGCACATGCGCGGGATCATGACGCATTAtcgttgtgcgtgtgtacttGTCTGGGTGTGTGCAAtgtcgcgcgtgcgccgtcgGCTTCGCTGCCTGCACAGAACTAACGTGGCAACAGGTGCCCTCTCTAACcgtcctcccccctcccctcttcgcCCCTTCCCACAAATAGGGCAGAAAAATTTTCCTTTCGGTCCACCTTCACCTTTGCTGCCTCTCTACTCGTCGCGTAGGCTGTGGCAGAGCGGGCGCcttcgcgtgcgtgtgtgcaccaTTCTCACTCACCACGCGCTGTCGTTGGCATACGGCGCATCTCCAGTATTGTAGCACACCCTTCGTGAAGTCACTGTTCGTTAGAGAAGTCTTTTGTCGTTGTTACGTTGTGGTGTTCTTTGTGTTACTAGGCGTCTTTCCACGCCTCACTCTCACCCCAGCCGTCCGGTACCCATCCATTACTTGTTTTATgcgccccctctcctcgccttctccccGCAGAGTGTAGTAGCGTCGGCGAGAGAAACCGACCTGTCCGCGGTTTTCGTCATTCACGTCATAAACCGCGCGTCGACGAAGACGAGCTTGCTGACAGATACTAGACTAGCCTTCACTCGGGCAACTTGATTTCCgctcaccatcaccatcgaATACGGGGTGGCAAGCACACAactacgcacacacacacacacacgtaaaCAAAGAATAAACTACAATGGCAGAGGACAAGAAGCCGCGCTTTCTGCAGCAGACAACTTCGCAGCTGTTGCACCAGCAGGAAGCGCTGCGCAAGCGACGAGAGATGCTGGAGCGCGAGAGCACAAAGCCGCCGGCCATGCGGTTTGGCACGAACACGCCGCCACGCAACGCAGGACGCCACGGGCGGtcgcctgcaccgccgtcgtcggcgtgtGAGCGCCACGCGTCGCattcggcgccgccgccgccactgccaaGCAGTGGCGTTCATCGCGAGCTGAACTGGAGCCGTTCCGAGGACGAAAAGGCAGCGGAGCGCGCGCCGATGCGCTTTTACACGCTGTTTCGTCCGTCACCGGCcccggcggtgctgccgcgcccgCGCTCCACCACCAGCGTCCAcacgccgccttcgccacgTCCGCGCGAGGTGAACACATCAGATCAAGTGGATGCAATGATAACCAAGCTTCACAAGGAGCCCTCCTCACCGCGTACAGTGTCGCCGCACTCGCCAGTATCGCAGCGGAGCCGTGTGGAGCACGACTGTGCGTCGAGCAAgaacgccgctgcgcacctaTTGGCGCCCAACGCTTCGAGGGCTGCGCAGGTCACTGCCGCTGAGACAACCCAAACTAAGGCTTCTCAAACGCCAACGCACGGCGCAACgccggcacacgcagcggtggagcggcACGCCAGCACGCCGAAACCCCCCTCTCAGGAGGCTCTCGCAGATGAGCAGGACGAGGCGACCGGTATGGCAGCCTTCTCCAACACGTTCCCTGTACCCCGCTTCACCCCCATTTCACCTTCCGTTGCTTCCGCTACCAAGAGAGCACAGCAAACGTGCGAGGGGGAGCAGAGCACACCCACGCGTCTCGCCGCCGGGGAGTTCCGCACACCGCGTCCGTTGGCGGGGCTCTCCAATGCCGCCACACCCGCCGTCGGCTGCCCTGCATCCGCGCCAGGAGAAGGCGTTGCCCAGCAAGCACCTTTAGCGCTGGATGACGAGGCAGAAACGAGGCCCACACCCTCCCCAATCCCATCGCCGCTCCCACAAGCACGTGCCAGCGCAGACGGCTGTGCTGACGTGCAGGAAGGCGCGCGGCCCACTCCCCATTGCGATGAAaggcacacgagcacacagCATCACGACGCCGAGATAGCCGCTCCGCGGGAGGCGACTTGTTTCTCTCACACCGCTGGCGACGCATCGCCGCACCGTCcgacctcctcgccgccgcgccgcaacAAAGCGAGCCCGATACCAACCACGCAGGACCTCATTCACAGCGTGCAGGTCTCGGCGGAGAAACGCCCATGCGGCTGCGAACGAGCTACGCCGTCGCCGGAGAACTGGCCCCCCCGccgtgccaccgccacgccgtcgcgcacgggctcgccgccgccgacgccggtgccCACCTCTGGCGAGCCCATGACAGACTTTGGAGCGCTCACGCAGAAGTGCTGCGACCGCCCGACGCCtgcgtcgctctcctcgcagcctgctggcggggaGGTACGCAACATCATCTCTggcgcctcctctgcttcCCCGTGGCCCACAACGGAAAACATTATCAACAGCATTATGGCAGGCTGCGGcgaagggcagcggcgccgcagagaggactgcgctgcagcagcagcagcagcagcgcacaaaCTGCCACGGGAAGACGACAGTGGTGCCTCGGTGCGGTTCTCGTGCGAGGAAGCGAATGTGTCGCACGCGAACTCGCACACCGTGGCTGTGCCAGAGATGTTCGGCATGAATGCCGACACCGGGGATGAGGCGCGCATCAGAGGCGacgccttctgcgccgcaATGGAGGcccacgctgccgcgcacacgccgtcgCCCGTCCCCTCGGACCGGCAGTACGGTCAGAGCATACTCGCCTCCACCGAGAAGCGGCGTTGCGGACGCCCCACCCCGCCGGAGCGCCATGTCTCCGTCGCAACAGCTGAAGACTCTAACGGACATGCGGGTCGCACCACAAGCGCGTCTCCGCAGCCGTGTGCCAACCACCTCCTCGACAGCCTAGAGGTATCGATCGACAAAGGCGGTCAGCGCTGTAAGCCGGCGGAGCGGCcctcggaggcggaggggagtGGCACCGGCGATGAAACGGCTGGAGATGCCGCGGGACGCCTCGCAGGTCTTCGCACTCCCTCACCAACACCCACGCCGGAGCACGTCATCGCTAGCCTGCAGGCCTCCGCGGAAAAACGGACGCGCTCTGGCGCCGTCGATACTACCAGTGGGCCCAAGGGCTCCTCCGCCGAGGCAGCGACAAGCcccagctgcagctcctaCCAGTCACCAACGCTGACGCCGCAAAATGTGAAGGACAGCATGCAGAAGCTCATGAgagaacagcagcaggcggcccGCTCCGACGCTCCGGCTCCGCTTCGGCCATGGGCAGAGACGCCGAAGGGAATCGCAAACGCCGCGAGCGGCGCGGACCCGTGGAACTCGTCGGCGTCACCGGTTGTGACAGCGGAGAATGTGGACATCACGCTGGACACCCTCGAGCGCGACCAGCGATACCATTCCCGAtcctcgcgcgcgccgcagGTGGCTGACATCTCGCCAGAGGAGCCGAACGCCACACTGCTatgcgacagcgccgtctcTCCTGTGAAGGTGGCAGAGGCAGCCGCCCCGGAGGACATGAGCGAGATccctgcgccctctcccgAAGTGACTGCCCTGACCTCTGTGGTATCGCCGGTGTCTTCAGAGTTCGCcgtggcgtcggcgatgtTTTTTGATTGCGTGAGCGCCCCTCCGACGCCGGCTTTGGAGAATGTAGAGGCAGCGAAGAGGGATATCGGGAGCTCTGAGTCGACCatccgcgtgcgcgcactcGCGCACGTGCCCCCACAGTTCTACGATCTGCAGCGCGAGGTGGCCGCCATCTCGGAGGGGCGCTGTCGCactcgcacgccgccgccggtgcaaGTGTGTGAGCAACGATCCCCGCTACCGGTatcagcgacgccgctggcgaAGGGGGGCACCCCGCGCGCTGAGGCGTCGATGGAGCAGGCAGAGGTCGCTGTCAGCGCACCACCGC is from Leishmania infantum JPCM5 genome chromosome 32 and encodes:
- a CDS encoding mitochondrial carrier protein-like protein, whose amino-acid sequence is MAEKQSAAPKATALQHTVASQLGGAASTILLYPVDVIRIRFTSQDGTHTREHNGQTYRSILKAFQLIYRLEGGLPVFFRGCHVSVCGTVCAWGVYMYLYRCQCTWYEAWQAKRREAHCSGSGGSRFSETESLAACWAATWQNLLERFGFSIIASCTSAVACNPIWLLKTRMQLEEASARTAEVPRNFRTFRGGLLHTVQTTGVRSLWRGVSAQMVLAVPNAFTLPLYDTVKAAAIGFRKGELSVLDVCVCSTVTKVVLALICQPVIVVKTRLQDHRARTGEIQYRSFLQSIRTIWKRGGLAAFYRGSVPSMCQTVPRSVLMFVFYEHFLKAAQHILP
- a CDS encoding mitochondrial pyruvate carrier-like protein — translated: MNKLSDDAEDAGWVPMSLNAIGRHAPVTIHTVSSQLASATSTCVFYPFDTLKTRFMAQDGTAVRQHNGRVYSSIQGSLALIYREEGLRTLFRGCPVAVAGSVVAWGVYMYLYRHLCNVTEYTSYVGRSGVSVLSSAISSCVTCPIFLVKSRMQLEEANRSSHYRSFWRGVRHTVHTTGARSLWRGLSPQLFLIFPNALSIPTYDTLKRFVLRYRWDHAEMTELSLVEIAVCSTLTKVWILILSHPLVMMKVRMQDERATLGKYQYRSVAQSISNVLKTQGLQGMYRGFQTALAHSLPRSLLHYCIYEKTLSLLCRRYPSS